The Pelagibaculum spongiae genome has a segment encoding these proteins:
- the phoB gene encoding phosphate regulon transcriptional regulator PhoB, which produces MMPRRVLVVDDEAPIREMLAFALSQADFEVSEAGTVAETVSSLQDKLPDLILLDWMLPDGSGVRLAQKLKADEQYREVPIIMVTARGEEEDKIKGLEVGADDYVTKPFSPRELLARINAVMRRASPLNGEDAIEVEGLKLDPIAHRVTSVNEPLDMGPTEFRLLHFFMTHPERVYSRSQLLDYVWGTNVFVEERTVDVHIRRLRKAITGHGHERLIQTVRGAGYRFSAKVN; this is translated from the coding sequence ATCATGCCAAGAAGAGTGCTGGTTGTTGATGATGAAGCGCCGATTAGGGAAATGTTGGCTTTTGCCTTATCCCAGGCTGACTTCGAAGTCTCGGAAGCAGGAACCGTTGCCGAAACGGTGAGTTCCCTACAAGACAAATTACCCGATTTAATTCTACTCGACTGGATGTTGCCAGATGGTTCTGGTGTTCGGTTAGCACAGAAGCTGAAGGCAGATGAACAATACCGAGAAGTGCCAATTATCATGGTTACCGCTCGTGGTGAAGAAGAAGACAAGATCAAAGGGCTGGAAGTAGGTGCCGATGATTATGTCACCAAACCTTTTTCGCCCCGTGAACTGCTTGCTCGAATTAATGCCGTTATGCGCCGTGCTTCACCATTGAATGGTGAAGATGCAATTGAGGTAGAAGGCTTAAAGCTAGATCCAATTGCCCATCGAGTAACTTCAGTGAATGAGCCTTTAGATATGGGGCCAACAGAATTTCGTTTGTTGCATTTCTTTATGACCCATCCTGAGCGTGTTTATAGTCGTTCACAATTGCTGGATTATGTTTGGGGCACCAATGTATTCGTTGAAGAGCGTACTGTTGATGTGCATATCAGGCGATTGCGCAAAGCAATTACCGGACATGGTCATGAGCGATTAATCCAGACAGTTCGTGGTGCAGGTTATCGTTTTTCGGCCAAGGTGAACTAG
- a CDS encoding transporter substrate-binding domain-containing protein: MKKLPLIALCFSLTACANFPGSGNFLSSNENPICSEARSAVSTMPVTQSLRYGFFSDFNPLSYAATLNEFSSEANDPLGYEPSLIKAVSLFGKGALQFQSIAIPNPFKGIWLDSASTDFDLVGGGITALENRRYVGSDHSSPLITFGVGHVSFRQSLLTRENFEITNYHELNHGHKIGVLAGTTGEVRLLELVGYVDDAGYLSVGSLVGYPLDIKLESHQGDVLSAAVQSQSLAGRVSLSYEERNLPQIIYFNNEFDALLALESGDIDGFARGEIGNQVASVQDEGVELKVAVIDRQQVEYGAFSYPATAEGDLLRGVMDKVISCLTDDNKVGFAQWNTNNEIFSQRANKFR; this comes from the coding sequence ATGAAAAAATTACCATTAATTGCATTGTGTTTTTCATTAACGGCTTGCGCAAATTTCCCAGGTTCTGGCAATTTTTTATCATCTAACGAAAATCCAATTTGTAGTGAAGCACGTTCTGCCGTGAGTACAATGCCGGTGACGCAAAGTTTACGTTACGGTTTTTTCTCTGATTTTAATCCGCTTAGTTATGCCGCAACTCTGAATGAATTTAGTTCAGAAGCAAATGATCCCTTGGGCTATGAGCCTAGCTTAATCAAGGCCGTTTCTTTGTTTGGAAAAGGTGCGCTGCAGTTCCAATCCATTGCCATTCCCAATCCTTTTAAAGGTATTTGGTTAGATAGTGCATCAACCGATTTTGACTTGGTGGGTGGTGGTATTACCGCTTTGGAAAATCGAAGGTATGTAGGCTCAGATCACAGCTCACCATTAATTACTTTTGGTGTGGGGCACGTGAGTTTTCGCCAGTCATTATTAACCAGAGAAAATTTTGAGATTACGAATTATCATGAGCTAAATCATGGCCATAAAATAGGTGTGTTAGCCGGGACTACTGGAGAAGTTCGCCTATTAGAATTGGTCGGTTATGTAGATGATGCGGGCTATTTATCGGTGGGATCATTGGTAGGTTACCCACTGGATATTAAGTTAGAAAGTCATCAAGGTGATGTGTTAAGTGCAGCAGTGCAATCGCAATCCTTAGCTGGTCGGGTCTCGTTATCATATGAAGAAAGAAACCTTCCGCAAATTATTTATTTTAACAATGAATTTGATGCGTTGCTAGCGCTTGAATCTGGCGATATCGATGGATTTGCCCGAGGAGAAATTGGCAATCAGGTTGCATCGGTTCAAGATGAAGGCGTTGAGTTAAAGGTTGCTGTTATTGATCGGCAACAGGTTGAATATGGCGCGTTTAGTTATCCGGCCACTGCTGAAGGTGACTTGCTGCGCGGTGTGATGGATAAAGTCATCAGCTGCCTAACAGATGATAATAAAGTTGGCTTTGCCCAGTGGAACACCAATAATGAAATATTTTCGCAGAGGGCAAATAAATTTAGATAA
- a CDS encoding PstS family phosphate ABC transporter substrate-binding protein — protein sequence MRLAKIIGAMGLVAASVVATPASAAVDIEKAVPEYQRASGVSGNLSSVGSDTLANLMAFWTEEFKRFYPNVNTQIQAAGSSTAPPALTENTSNFGPMSRKMKQKEIESFEKRFGYKPTPVRVAIDALAVYTHKDNPIKGMSIADIDAVFSSTRKCGGRDTAHNWGDLGLTGSWKGRDIQLYGRNSVSGTYGYFKKKGLCKGDYKNTVNEQPGSASVVQSVATSLNAIGYSGIGYKTAGVKAVPLAKKAGGAFIAATPENAVTGKYPLSRFLYVYVNKHPNKPLPPMEREFIKMVLSQIGQRSVIKDGYIPVPAKVIQQDLARLGIK from the coding sequence ATGCGTCTTGCAAAAATTATCGGAGCCATGGGTCTGGTCGCTGCCAGTGTAGTAGCTACCCCAGCTTCAGCAGCAGTAGATATCGAAAAAGCAGTGCCTGAATATCAGCGCGCGAGCGGCGTATCAGGCAATCTGTCTAGTGTTGGTTCAGATACTTTGGCTAACTTAATGGCATTTTGGACTGAAGAATTCAAACGCTTTTACCCAAATGTAAATACTCAAATTCAGGCGGCAGGCTCTTCTACTGCGCCACCAGCATTAACTGAAAACACTTCAAACTTCGGCCCAATGAGCCGCAAGATGAAGCAAAAAGAAATCGAATCTTTTGAAAAACGTTTTGGTTACAAGCCAACACCAGTTCGTGTTGCAATCGATGCGTTGGCGGTTTACACCCACAAAGATAACCCAATCAAGGGCATGTCAATTGCTGATATTGATGCGGTGTTCTCTTCAACTCGTAAGTGTGGTGGTCGTGATACCGCCCATAACTGGGGTGACTTAGGTTTGACCGGTTCATGGAAGGGTCGTGACATCCAGCTTTATGGTCGTAACTCAGTTTCAGGTACTTATGGCTATTTCAAAAAGAAAGGCCTGTGTAAAGGTGACTACAAAAATACAGTAAATGAGCAGCCAGGTTCTGCTTCAGTTGTTCAGTCAGTAGCAACTTCTTTAAATGCGATTGGTTATTCGGGTATCGGTTATAAGACTGCGGGTGTTAAAGCAGTGCCTTTAGCTAAGAAAGCCGGTGGTGCATTTATTGCGGCAACGCCTGAAAATGCTGTGACGGGTAAGTATCCACTGTCTCGCTTCCTTTACGTTTACGTAAACAAGCACCCAAATAAGCCATTGCCTCCAATGGAGCGTGAGTTTATCAAGATGGTTCTTTCTCAGATCGGTCAGCGTTCTGTAATCAAGGATGGTTACATCCCAGTACCAGCCAAAGTGATTCAGCAAGACCTAGCTCGATTAGGTATTAAGTAA
- the pstA gene encoding phosphate ABC transporter permease PstA codes for MKKWFDSGSPWIWLTAGAVSLCLIMVVGLLSLITWRGLEHFWPSDIYQFEYKDAAGSQKTVIGQIYDQELVPVQRLKDIGIDLKSDDEVTTRYLIRTGNRDILGLDFRWLVDDLITERSMPKDLMVAERREWGNFYGYPVAVKSNGEVIASGDNLIETMNARLARADVLHAKIREIEVGEIGKINYQLEKLRLNQRSLELDNELTEQKITDFAAKRKILQADYKELEDRLIALYGKINSDVLVGRTMSGLHVDISFAKLVRVYQPNAMNASEKIGIYFDRLNEFVFDDPREANTEGGVFPAIFGTVLMVMLMAVIVTPFGVIAAIYLKEYAHQGLLTRMIRIAVINLAGVPSIVYGVFGLGFFVYMLGGQLDQLFYAEALPSPTFGTPGIIWSAITLALLTVPVVIVATEEGLNRIPRAIREGSMALGATKAETLWRVVLPMASPAMITGLILAVARAAGEVAPLMLVGVVKLAPSLPLDGNSPFLHLDRKFMHLGFHIYDVGFQSPNVEAARPLVFATALLLVLVIIFLNLAAIRIRNNLREKYRALES; via the coding sequence ATGAAAAAGTGGTTTGACTCCGGTTCTCCATGGATCTGGTTAACAGCTGGCGCAGTCAGCCTGTGTTTAATCATGGTGGTAGGGCTGTTATCGCTAATTACCTGGCGCGGGCTAGAGCATTTCTGGCCATCCGATATTTATCAGTTTGAATATAAAGATGCAGCGGGTTCGCAAAAAACAGTGATTGGTCAGATTTATGATCAAGAACTGGTGCCAGTTCAGCGCTTAAAAGATATTGGCATTGATTTAAAGTCAGATGACGAAGTCACAACGCGCTACCTGATTCGTACCGGTAACCGAGATATTCTTGGGCTAGATTTCCGCTGGTTAGTGGATGATTTGATCACCGAACGCTCAATGCCAAAAGATTTAATGGTTGCCGAGCGACGTGAATGGGGTAATTTTTACGGTTATCCGGTGGCGGTAAAGTCAAATGGCGAAGTGATTGCCAGCGGTGATAATCTGATCGAAACCATGAATGCTCGCCTAGCACGTGCCGATGTATTGCATGCGAAAATTCGTGAAATTGAAGTGGGTGAAATTGGTAAAATTAACTACCAATTGGAAAAATTACGCCTTAACCAGCGTTCTTTAGAATTGGATAACGAATTAACTGAACAAAAAATAACCGATTTCGCCGCAAAACGTAAAATATTGCAGGCCGATTATAAAGAACTAGAAGATCGGTTAATTGCACTTTATGGCAAAATCAATAGTGATGTTTTAGTCGGTCGTACCATGAGTGGCTTACACGTTGATATTTCTTTTGCCAAATTGGTGCGAGTCTATCAGCCCAATGCAATGAATGCTTCAGAAAAAATTGGCATTTATTTCGACCGATTAAATGAGTTTGTATTCGATGACCCCCGGGAAGCCAACACTGAAGGTGGTGTATTTCCGGCAATTTTCGGAACCGTATTAATGGTAATGCTAATGGCGGTTATTGTGACGCCATTTGGTGTTATCGCGGCAATTTATCTCAAAGAATATGCCCATCAAGGTTTATTAACCCGCATGATTCGAATTGCAGTAATCAATCTAGCTGGTGTGCCATCGATTGTTTATGGCGTGTTCGGTTTGGGTTTCTTTGTTTATATGCTGGGCGGACAATTGGACCAGTTATTTTATGCAGAAGCTTTGCCTTCACCGACTTTTGGTACGCCGGGCATTATCTGGTCAGCAATTACTTTGGCGTTATTAACCGTTCCAGTGGTTATTGTGGCAACTGAAGAAGGTTTAAACCGAATTCCTCGTGCGATACGTGAAGGCTCAATGGCACTCGGTGCGACTAAAGCAGAAACCTTGTGGCGCGTGGTATTGCCGATGGCTTCTCCAGCCATGATTACCGGTTTGATTCTGGCGGTTGCCCGAGCTGCAGGTGAAGTGGCACCGCTGATGCTAGTGGGTGTGGTTAAGCTAGCGCCTTCATTGCCGCTGGATGGTAATTCACCCTTCTTGCATCTGGATCGTAAATTTATGCACCTTGGCTTTCATATCTACGATGTAGGTTTCCAAAGTCCAAATGTTGAAGCAGCCCGTCCATTGGTATTTGCCACCGCATTATTGCTGGTATTGGTGATTATCTTTTTGAACTTGGCAGCGATCAGAATTCGAAATAACCTGCGCGAAAAATATCGTGCCCTGGAAAGCTAG
- the pstB gene encoding phosphate ABC transporter ATP-binding protein PstB encodes MLDRQSDKLTLQQEKIAVEVKDLNLYYGDKQALKNINLQVPKNRVTAFIGPSGCGKSTLLRCFNRMNDLVDGVNIEGEILLKGENIYGKGIDISELRRNVGMVFQRPNPFPKSIYENVAYGLRIQGINDRRVLDETVEISLKGAALWDEVKDRLHESALGLSGGQQQRLVIARAIAIKPEVLLLDEPASALDPISTLKIEELINELKKDFTIVIVTHNMQQAARVSDYTAFMYLGDIVEFDDTNTLFTAPSKKATEDYITGRYG; translated from the coding sequence ATGCTGGATCGGCAGTCAGATAAATTGACACTGCAACAAGAAAAGATAGCCGTTGAGGTGAAAGACCTTAATTTGTACTACGGCGATAAGCAGGCGTTAAAGAACATTAACCTGCAAGTACCGAAAAACCGAGTAACTGCATTTATCGGCCCGTCAGGTTGTGGTAAATCGACCTTATTACGTTGTTTTAACCGGATGAATGATTTGGTTGATGGTGTCAATATCGAAGGTGAGATTTTACTCAAGGGTGAGAATATCTACGGCAAAGGCATCGATATTTCTGAGCTGCGCCGTAATGTCGGTATGGTATTTCAACGGCCTAATCCGTTCCCTAAGTCGATTTATGAAAACGTCGCCTATGGCTTACGTATTCAAGGGATTAACGACCGTCGCGTGCTAGATGAAACAGTAGAAATTTCATTAAAAGGCGCTGCCTTGTGGGATGAAGTAAAAGATCGTTTGCATGAAAGTGCACTGGGTTTATCCGGTGGTCAGCAGCAACGTTTGGTGATTGCCCGAGCCATTGCCATCAAGCCAGAAGTATTATTGCTTGATGAACCCGCATCGGCACTTGACCCCATTTCAACTTTAAAAATTGAAGAGTTAATCAATGAGTTGAAAAAAGATTTCACCATCGTCATTGTGACGCACAATATGCAACAAGCAGCGCGAGTGTCTGATTACACCGCATTTATGTATCTGGGTGATATTGTTGAATTTGACGACACTAATACCCTGTTTACTGCGCCAAGTAAAAAAGCCACAGAAGATTATATTACCGGTCGTTATGGATAA
- a CDS encoding DUF423 domain-containing protein — MFSFTFLLGLSAVALGAAGSHLIPQDMLLLWQTAVSYQFWHVLAALICLVASRQAGLQRLLWSVPFFWLGIIFFSGSLYCKALHIDWWPVQLAPIGGSLLMLGWLIAALVTALASKK; from the coding sequence ATGTTCTCCTTTACCTTTCTATTGGGCCTATCCGCAGTCGCACTAGGGGCCGCAGGCAGTCACCTGATACCTCAAGATATGCTGTTGTTGTGGCAAACCGCCGTTTCTTATCAGTTTTGGCATGTGCTAGCGGCGCTGATTTGTCTGGTTGCCAGTCGGCAAGCTGGACTGCAGCGTTTGCTATGGAGCGTGCCTTTTTTTTGGCTAGGGATAATTTTTTTCAGCGGCAGCCTTTATTGCAAAGCGTTGCATATTGATTGGTGGCCAGTGCAGCTAGCGCCCATCGGCGGCAGTTTGCTGATGTTGGGCTGGTTGATTGCAGCATTAGTCACTGCATTGGCCAGCAAAAAATAA
- a CDS encoding DUF2971 domain-containing protein, with protein MNNQLWFSRGVTFNDPFDCSLNVPVTFIDKVGMMKFMKKQTLAQRFVDSGHLTRMQMEQISEQYLEDTEKLLLEGRYQDHELGWLADAVFDHMSRSFVHCLSQTGKNTLMWSHYASAHSGFCVRYKKEQLINSECIYKADSVNYDGQPISLIEQLVEPNQRNLPTEVLFKKAKDWQYEEEFRLVHSDVADGDDDLYRVLRHDVDAVDCIIFGFNSEDKNINDLKEKLSGRNIVFKKIVRSPSGFDLFVDVGRV; from the coding sequence GTGAATAACCAGCTTTGGTTTTCTAGAGGTGTTACATTTAATGATCCATTTGATTGCTCTTTGAATGTGCCGGTTACATTTATTGATAAAGTAGGCATGATGAAGTTCATGAAAAAACAAACGTTGGCTCAGAGGTTTGTTGATTCGGGGCATCTAACGCGAATGCAGATGGAACAAATTAGTGAACAGTATCTCGAAGACACTGAAAAGTTATTGCTTGAAGGGCGCTACCAAGATCATGAGCTAGGCTGGCTAGCTGATGCCGTTTTTGATCATATGTCTCGCTCATTTGTGCATTGTTTATCTCAAACAGGTAAGAACACTCTAATGTGGTCACATTATGCCAGTGCGCATTCTGGTTTTTGTGTAAGGTATAAAAAAGAACAATTAATCAATAGTGAATGCATATATAAGGCCGATTCTGTAAATTACGACGGCCAACCTATCTCTTTGATTGAGCAGCTGGTTGAACCAAACCAAAGGAATCTACCGACAGAGGTTTTGTTTAAAAAGGCTAAAGATTGGCAATACGAAGAAGAGTTTCGTCTTGTTCATTCTGATGTTGCTGACGGAGATGATGATTTATATAGGGTTTTAAGGCATGACGTTGATGCTGTAGACTGCATTATTTTTGGTTTTAACTCTGAAGATAAGAACATTAATGATTTGAAAGAAAAATTATCTGGTCGAAACATTGTTTTTAAAAAAATTGTTCGCTCACCATCCGGTTTTGATCTTTTTGTAGATGTTGGAAGGGTTTAA
- the phoU gene encoding phosphate signaling complex protein PhoU → MERVSGQHISGQFNEELESIRNRVMVMGGLVEKQLEDATTALIKQDIAIAQHVVMSDHKINALEVSLDEECTQVIAKRQPTASDLRLIMVVIKTITDLERIGDEAERIGRMCLHINQTGAQKSQLASLKHIGRYVQDMLHEVLDALARMDADAAVRIAKMDEGVDREYESVMRQLMTYMMEDVRSIPGILDIMWSARALERIGDRCCNICEYIIYYVKGKDVRHTSIEAMESLVQQKR, encoded by the coding sequence ATGGAAAGAGTCAGCGGACAGCATATTTCCGGCCAGTTCAATGAGGAACTCGAAAGTATTCGTAATCGAGTGATGGTAATGGGTGGCTTGGTTGAAAAGCAACTAGAAGACGCAACTACTGCACTCATTAAACAAGATATTGCCATTGCTCAGCATGTAGTGATGAGCGACCATAAAATTAATGCGCTAGAAGTGTCGTTAGACGAAGAGTGCACCCAAGTTATAGCTAAGCGCCAGCCGACTGCATCGGATTTGCGGTTAATTATGGTGGTAATTAAAACCATTACCGACCTTGAGCGTATCGGCGATGAAGCAGAACGAATTGGTCGTATGTGCTTGCATATTAACCAAACCGGTGCGCAAAAATCACAACTAGCCAGCCTGAAACATATCGGCCGCTATGTGCAAGATATGCTGCATGAAGTGCTCGACGCCCTAGCCAGAATGGATGCTGATGCCGCCGTACGCATCGCCAAAATGGATGAAGGCGTTGACCGTGAATATGAAAGCGTGATGCGCCAGCTAATGACTTACATGATGGAAGATGTCCGCTCAATTCCCGGCATTCTCGACATTATGTGGTCAGCGCGGGCTTTAGAACGTATCGGTGATCGCTGCTGCAATATTTGTGAATACATTATTTACTACGTCAAAGGTAAAGATGTACGCCACACCAGCATTGAAGCAATGGAAAGCTTGGTGCAGCAGAAGCGGTGA
- the phoR gene encoding phosphate regulon sensor histidine kinase PhoR yields the protein MALYSRTGSFGVVSRLLLYFLGWTTAGLLFGGLPWWLLIGALGLLGWHYIQLQRLQVWLHKGHKLYPPQSTGIWGNVLYGVYLLQVRNRSRRRRLASLLRRFRRVISALPDGAVMLDSQGEILWCGEMAGPLLGLQWPQDNGQRLVNLVRDPKFTEYLESNQFDQPITINSPKDRLLHLEVRVVPYGQRQNLLIARDVTQLVNLEQTRRDFVANVSHELKTPLTVVRGYLETMSDSDLDPMWLRAISLMGDQTQRMSQLIDQLLVLSRLENTSNDYLQRTVDIPSMLQNIIRECQVLSGERKHNIELLLECDCSLKGNESELRSAFLNLVANAVHYTPDGGNILVHWRAQTLKSQDGESTSAVLSVVDDGVGISVNDLPRLTERFYRVDKGRSRDTGGSGLGLAIVKHAVRRNSGELKITSELGQGSNFSCHFSDEVVSKPAVSKCIGRT from the coding sequence ATGGCGCTCTATTCACGGACCGGTAGCTTCGGTGTAGTGAGTCGCCTGTTGTTGTATTTCCTTGGTTGGACCACCGCAGGTTTATTGTTTGGTGGTTTGCCTTGGTGGTTATTGATCGGTGCGCTGGGGTTGCTCGGTTGGCACTATATACAACTGCAAAGGCTGCAAGTTTGGTTGCATAAGGGGCATAAGCTTTATCCGCCGCAATCGACCGGTATTTGGGGCAATGTGCTCTACGGCGTTTACCTGTTGCAAGTGAGAAACCGCTCCAGAAGGCGTCGGCTTGCTAGCTTGTTGCGCCGTTTTCGCCGGGTTATTTCGGCGCTGCCAGATGGCGCGGTTATGCTCGATAGCCAAGGTGAGATTCTCTGGTGTGGTGAAATGGCAGGCCCACTACTTGGTTTGCAGTGGCCGCAAGATAATGGCCAGCGGCTGGTTAATTTAGTGCGTGACCCCAAATTCACCGAATATCTAGAAAGTAATCAATTCGATCAGCCAATCACCATTAATTCTCCCAAAGATCGTTTGCTGCACCTTGAAGTTCGGGTAGTGCCTTATGGTCAACGGCAAAATTTGTTGATTGCCCGTGATGTCACCCAGCTGGTCAATTTAGAACAAACCCGCCGCGACTTTGTAGCCAATGTTTCCCATGAATTGAAAACCCCATTAACTGTGGTGCGCGGTTATTTGGAAACTATGTCTGATAGCGATCTTGACCCCATGTGGCTGAGAGCGATTAGCTTGATGGGTGATCAAACCCAGAGAATGAGTCAGTTAATCGATCAATTATTGGTGTTATCTCGGTTGGAGAATACTTCAAATGATTATTTACAGCGCACGGTCGATATTCCTTCCATGCTGCAAAATATTATTCGTGAATGCCAGGTTTTAAGTGGCGAACGAAAACACAATATCGAATTGCTGTTGGAGTGTGATTGTTCATTAAAAGGTAATGAATCTGAATTGCGCAGTGCCTTTTTAAATCTGGTCGCTAATGCGGTTCATTACACGCCGGATGGCGGCAATATTCTGGTGCATTGGCGTGCGCAAACACTGAAAAGTCAGGATGGTGAGTCAACCAGTGCTGTGCTGTCGGTGGTCGATGATGGTGTCGGTATTTCAGTGAATGACTTGCCTCGGTTGACTGAGCGTTTTTATCGAGTTGATAAAGGACGATCGCGCGATACCGGTGGTAGTGGTTTAGGCTTAGCGATTGTTAAGCATGCCGTAAGGCGCAATAGCGGTGAATTGAAAATCACCAGTGAATTGGGGCAGGGTAGTAATTTCAGCTGTCATTTCTCTGATGAAGTGGTTTCCAAGCCTGCAGTATCCAAATGTATCGGTCGTACTTGA
- a CDS encoding ABC transporter permease subunit, with the protein MSQELANMVLRRKWRTFKDLSARYMVGLGGMSVIAALLLIFLYLLYVIQPLFVAPGIEPVASFERAEQGQTLVLSIEEQTEQALQITDQGKLAFFSTADGKLIANYDLGLPQITVAAEAESSTGLVALATEDGRALVVHYGYKVTFPNDQRLITPQIDFPLGESPLQLDDTGAAIEALSFAADPEEGSTLAYVANGGVWLANLIKEEDFLSGDTVWQVEKTRIGDAPANLQSLMLPKDRDRLMVISQDGTTEHYRIIDGEAELVETFDLTPDSSELSQVSFLTGDISLLVANNQGELSQWFSVRNSNGDMRMQDIRQFENPLGNVTSIETELYRKGFFGVDQKGDVAIWHSTSNNLVFNGRITDQPIRKLAIAPRANAVIAESADGKMHFVKVHNEHPEVTLAAIWGEIWYEGYKEPDFVWQSSSASNDFEPKFSLTPISFGTLKAAFYAMLFAVPLSIFGACYTAYFMSPGVRTMVKPTIEIMEALPTVILGFLAGLWLAPMMEENLPGIVVLVLMLPPGVMLAAYLWSLLPKDFRHRVGDGKQAILLVPVILLIGWFSIAISPVIEIILFDGNTRSWLTSQGISFDQRNSLVVGIAMGFAVIPTIFSIAEDAVFSVPKHLTQGSLALGATPWQTLIKVVLLTASPGIFSAVMIGLGRAVGETMIVLMATGNTPVMDFSVFQGMRTLSANIAVEMPESEVGSSHYRILFLAAFVLFIFTFAFNTVAEVVRQRLRKKYSSL; encoded by the coding sequence ATGAGCCAAGAGCTTGCCAACATGGTTCTCCGCCGCAAGTGGCGAACCTTCAAAGATTTAAGTGCCAGGTACATGGTGGGTCTGGGCGGGATGAGCGTAATCGCCGCCTTGCTATTGATCTTCCTTTATCTTCTGTATGTGATTCAGCCGTTGTTTGTAGCGCCGGGTATTGAGCCGGTAGCCAGCTTTGAAAGAGCTGAGCAGGGACAAACATTAGTGCTGTCAATCGAGGAACAAACTGAGCAAGCACTACAAATTACCGATCAGGGCAAGTTGGCATTTTTCTCTACCGCCGATGGCAAACTCATCGCTAATTATGATCTTGGGCTGCCGCAGATTACCGTGGCAGCTGAAGCTGAGTCATCGACCGGTCTGGTTGCATTGGCCACGGAAGATGGTCGAGCGTTGGTGGTGCATTATGGCTACAAGGTCACCTTTCCAAATGATCAGCGTTTAATCACCCCGCAAATTGATTTCCCACTTGGCGAATCGCCGCTACAGCTTGATGACACTGGCGCAGCAATTGAAGCACTGAGCTTTGCTGCTGACCCAGAAGAAGGCAGTACGCTGGCTTACGTGGCAAATGGCGGTGTTTGGTTGGCAAATCTGATTAAGGAAGAAGATTTCCTTTCCGGTGATACGGTGTGGCAGGTTGAGAAAACCCGGATTGGCGATGCGCCGGCTAACTTGCAATCGTTAATGCTGCCAAAAGATCGTGACCGTTTAATGGTGATTAGCCAAGATGGCACCACAGAGCATTATCGAATTATTGATGGCGAAGCCGAGCTGGTTGAAACCTTCGATTTAACGCCTGACTCAAGCGAACTTTCCCAGGTGAGCTTCCTCACCGGTGATATTTCTCTACTAGTCGCCAATAACCAAGGCGAGCTTAGCCAATGGTTTTCGGTGCGTAACAGCAATGGCGATATGAGAATGCAAGATATTCGCCAATTTGAAAATCCACTGGGTAATGTCACCAGCATTGAAACCGAGCTATATCGAAAAGGTTTTTTTGGTGTTGACCAAAAGGGCGATGTGGCGATTTGGCATTCGACATCGAACAATCTGGTATTTAATGGCAGAATTACCGACCAGCCCATTCGTAAGCTGGCGATTGCGCCGCGCGCCAATGCAGTGATTGCTGAATCTGCCGATGGCAAAATGCATTTTGTAAAAGTGCATAACGAACACCCAGAAGTGACCTTGGCAGCCATTTGGGGCGAAATTTGGTACGAAGGTTATAAAGAGCCAGATTTTGTTTGGCAGTCATCTTCGGCCAGTAACGATTTCGAGCCCAAGTTCTCATTAACTCCAATTTCTTTCGGTACGCTTAAAGCGGCGTTTTACGCCATGCTATTTGCAGTGCCGCTATCGATTTTTGGTGCCTGCTACACCGCATACTTTATGTCACCCGGTGTGCGAACCATGGTTAAGCCAACCATTGAAATTATGGAAGCTTTACCAACGGTAATTCTTGGCTTTTTAGCCGGACTATGGCTGGCACCGATGATGGAAGAAAACTTGCCCGGCATTGTTGTGCTGGTATTAATGCTGCCGCCAGGTGTTATGTTGGCTGCTTATTTATGGAGTTTATTGCCAAAAGATTTCCGCCACAGAGTAGGCGATGGTAAGCAAGCCATTTTATTGGTGCCGGTGATTCTATTAATTGGCTGGTTCTCAATTGCGATTAGCCCAGTAATAGAAATAATCTTGTTTGATGGTAATACCCGTTCATGGTTAACCTCGCAAGGCATCAGCTTTGATCAGCGCAACTCTTTAGTAGTAGGTATTGCGATGGGATTTGCGGTCATTCCGACGATTTTCTCAATCGCCGAAGATGCGGTGTTCTCTGTTCCCAAGCACTTAACACAAGGTTCGCTAGCGCTAGGCGCAACACCATGGCAAACCCTAATTAAAGTGGTATTGCTCACCGCAAGCCCAGGTATTTTCTCAGCAGTGATGATTGGGTTAGGCCGCGCAGTTGGCGAAACCATGATTGTATTGATGGCGACAGGTAATACGCCGGTAATGGATTTCTCTGTGTTCCAAGGTATGCGGACACTTTCGGCGAATATCGCAGTAGAAATGCCAGAATCAGAAGTAGGTTCGAGCCATTATCGAATTCTGTTCTTAGCGGCATTTGTACTCTTTATATTTACTTTTGCATTTAACACAGTGGCTGAAGTGGTTCGTCAGCGATTGCGTAAAAAATACAGCTCACTTTAA